The Stenotrophomonas sp. ASS1 genome segment ATCGGCATCAGCACCGCCAGCACGATCGTCAACACCACGCCGCCCATCACCAGGATCATGGTCGGTTCCAGCAGTGCGGTCAGTGCCATCGCGCGGCGCTCGATCTCGCGCGAGATCGTCTGTGCAGCGCGGTCCAGCAGCGGCGCCAGCGAACCGGTCTTCTCGCCGCTGGCCACCAGGTGCACCAGGATCGGCGGATACACTTTCTGCACCTTCAACGCTGAACCCAGTGCCGCACCTTCGCGTACGCGCGCAGCCACATCATCGGCACAACGCGCCAGCAGCGCGTTTCCTAGGGTCTGTCGCGCCGCTTCCAGCGCACGCAGCAGCGGCACACCGGCATCCAGCAGGATCGCCAGGGTCGAGGCAAAGCGCGCACTGTTCACGCCCAGTACGAAACGCCCGACCATCGGCACCCGCAGCAGCATCGCGTCCCAGCGCAGGCGCAGCTCGGGCTTGCGCAGAGCCAACCGCCATGCCACCACCAACGCAGCGATGCCGAGCCCCGCCCACACTCCCCAGCTGCGAACGAATGCACTGGCCGCCAACATCACCTGGGTCAGCATCGGCAGCGTCTGCCGCGCCTGCACGAACGCGGTCACCACCTGCGGCACTACGTAGCTGAGCAGGAAGATCACGATCGCCACCGACACCAGGCTGATTGCCGCTGGGTAGATGAAGGCGGTCAGTACTTTGGCCTGCAGCGCGTTGCGTTCTTCGATGTAGTCGGCAAGGCGCTCCATCACCCGCGCCAGGTCACCGGAGTCTTCACCTGCGCCCACCAGCGCCCGATAGATCGGCGGAAAATCGCGTGGCCGCGCTGCCAGTGCAACAGTCAGGCGCTGGCCAGCGCGCACATCGGCACGAACGGCAGTAAGCGCCTGCGCGACATGGGGGCGCTCAGCCTGTTCGATCACCGCGCTCAAAGCGCCTTCCAGCGGCAGGCTGGCGGCCAGCAGGCTGGCCAGCTGCCGCGTGGCCCACGCCAGCTCGCTGGCGGACAGCCGGCGCGTGCCCCAGCCACTGCCCGCACTGCGCGCCGCGCTGACCTGCACGGGCGTCAGCCCACGACCGCGCAGCACCTGGCGCGCGCCGCGCGGGCTGTCGGCGTCCAGCTGGCCCTTCTCGATGCGGCCCTGCGCGTTGGCGGCCTGGTAGTCGAACAATGCCATCGCTGCCTCAGTCGTCGCCGGTGACGCGCAGGATCTCTTCCAGCGTGGTCACCCCGCTGTCGACCCAACGCTGGCCGTCCTGGCGCAAGGTCCGCATGCCGGCACGCCGCGCCGCCTCGCGCAGCGCAGGTTCACCCTGCCCTTCATGGATCAGCGCACGCACGCGATCGTCCACCACGAACAGCTCGTGGATGCCGGTACGCCCCCGGTAGCCGCTGTTGGCACAGGCCGCGCAGCCCACCGCACGCCACACGGTACGGCCGTCGCCATCCACCTCGGCGCGCCGGCACTGCGTGCACAGCCGCCGCACCAGCCGCTGCGCCAGCACGCCGCGCAACGACGAGGCCAACAGGAACGGCTCCACGCCCATATCGGCCAGGCGGGTCACCGCCGAGATCGCATCGTTGGTGTGCAGGGACGCCAGCACGCCATGGCCGGTCAGCGACGACTGCACCGCAATCTGCGCGGTTTCCAGGTCGCGGATCTCACCGATCATGATGGTGTCCGGATCCTGGCGCAGAATTGCACGCAGCGCCGTGCCGAAGCTCATGCCGATGCGCGCGTTGACCTGGATCTGGCCGATGCCGGCGAAGTCATACTCCACCGGGTCCTCCACGGTGAGGATGTTGCTGGTGCTGCTGTCGAGCTGGCCCAGCGCGGCGTACAGCGAGGTGGTCTTGCCACTGCCGGTCGGGCCGGTGACCAGCACGATGCCGTGCGGCTGACGGATCAACCCGGTGAACGTGGCCAGAGTGTCATCGGCCATGCCCAGGCGCTGCAGCTGCAGGCGACCGGCATCCTTTTCCAGCAGGCGCAGCACAGCACGCTCGCCATGACCGGTCGGCACCGTGGAGACACGGATATCCAGCGGCCGCCCGCCCACCCGGATCGCGATGCGCCCGTCCTGCGGCAGGCGCTTCTCGGCGATGTCCAGGTGGGCCATGATCTTGATACGCGACACCAGCGCCGCGTGCAGTGCGCGCCGTGGCTGCACCATGTCGCGCAGCGTGCCGTCCACCCGGTAGCGCACCACCGAATGGGTCTCGAATGGCTCGATGTGCAGATCGCTGGCGCCATCGCGTGCGGCCTGTGCCAGCAGCGCGTTGATCATGCGGATCACCGGCGCATCGTCCTGCGCATCCAGCAGATCGGTAACCTCCGGCATGTCCTGCATCAACCGATCCAGATCGACTTCGCTTTCGGCGGCACCGACCACGGCAGCGGCATCGCCGCCGTCACGGTATTGCTCACCCAGCCGCTGCTGCCAGGTCGCCGCATCCAGCGCATGGAACGGCAACGGGCCATGCCGGCGGCGCAGTTCGGCCACCGCCCACGCGGCGGTGTCGGCCGTTCCCAGCAGCACCGGCTCGCCACCGGCTTCGGACAGCATCACGCCATGGCTGCGCACCCATGCATACGGCAGTGGCGCAGGCGCGCTCACGGCCCGATCACCAGTTCCGGCGTGTAGCCCAGCCCGCGCAGCTGCTGCAGTGCCGGGTCCAGCGTCGCCGGATCGCGCGGCAGTCGCACGCGCAGGCGCTGCCCGCTCTCGCCCGGCGTCGCTTCGGCATAGGCCTGCAGGCCCAGTGCCCGCACCTGCGCCACGCCCTGACTGGCACGTGCCGGGTCCAGCCCCTGCGCGAACTGCACCAGCTGTGCGTCGCTGTCACCGGACGGGTACAGCGCCGCCAGGCTGCTGCTCTGCAGCGGCTGGCCCTGGCCATCGCGCGCATTGCCCTGGCCGAGTACAGACAG includes the following:
- the gspF gene encoding type II secretion system inner membrane protein GspF, coding for MALFDYQAANAQGRIEKGQLDADSPRGARQVLRGRGLTPVQVSAARSAGSGWGTRRLSASELAWATRQLASLLAASLPLEGALSAVIEQAERPHVAQALTAVRADVRAGQRLTVALAARPRDFPPIYRALVGAGEDSGDLARVMERLADYIEERNALQAKVLTAFIYPAAISLVSVAIVIFLLSYVVPQVVTAFVQARQTLPMLTQVMLAASAFVRSWGVWAGLGIAALVVAWRLALRKPELRLRWDAMLLRVPMVGRFVLGVNSARFASTLAILLDAGVPLLRALEAARQTLGNALLARCADDVAARVREGAALGSALKVQKVYPPILVHLVASGEKTGSLAPLLDRAAQTISREIERRAMALTALLEPTMILVMGGVVLTIVLAVLMPIMEMNQLVQ
- the gspE gene encoding type II secretion system ATPase GspE, with amino-acid sequence MSAPAPLPYAWVRSHGVMLSEAGGEPVLLGTADTAAWAVAELRRRHGPLPFHALDAATWQQRLGEQYRDGGDAAAVVGAAESEVDLDRLMQDMPEVTDLLDAQDDAPVIRMINALLAQAARDGASDLHIEPFETHSVVRYRVDGTLRDMVQPRRALHAALVSRIKIMAHLDIAEKRLPQDGRIAIRVGGRPLDIRVSTVPTGHGERAVLRLLEKDAGRLQLQRLGMADDTLATFTGLIRQPHGIVLVTGPTGSGKTTSLYAALGQLDSSTSNILTVEDPVEYDFAGIGQIQVNARIGMSFGTALRAILRQDPDTIMIGEIRDLETAQIAVQSSLTGHGVLASLHTNDAISAVTRLADMGVEPFLLASSLRGVLAQRLVRRLCTQCRRAEVDGDGRTVWRAVGCAACANSGYRGRTGIHELFVVDDRVRALIHEGQGEPALREAARRAGMRTLRQDGQRWVDSGVTTLEEILRVTGDD